One genomic segment of Arcobacter porcinus includes these proteins:
- the trpD gene encoding anthranilate phosphoribosyltransferase translates to MFLETKAKFDEIFQNRLEADQIREYFLELYNRGETASEFAGAASSMRDYVIPLPIDEELRKKSIDIVGTGGDKSYSFNISTTVSILLASAGCYVAKHGNRSVTSKSGSADMLEALGINLNISLEDSAKMLKDTGFAFMFAANHHPAMKYITPVRKTIDHRTIMNIIGPLCSPAGVEKIVLGVYSKEFINKIATALDMLDCKRAMVVASKDGMDEISISDITYASTLNNGKLNEFEINPENYGLKLASKDDIVGEGPKENALITRNILEGKELGAKLDIVLLNAAAALFVDEKARDIKEGIEIARDAIFSGKSKKKLEEIISFSKRLNS, encoded by the coding sequence ATGTTTTTAGAAACAAAAGCAAAATTTGATGAGATTTTTCAGAATAGATTAGAAGCAGATCAAATAAGAGAATATTTTTTAGAGTTATATAACCGAGGTGAAACTGCTTCCGAATTTGCAGGAGCTGCAAGTTCTATGAGAGATTATGTGATTCCACTTCCAATAGATGAAGAGTTAAGAAAGAAATCTATTGATATTGTTGGAACAGGTGGAGATAAAAGTTATAGTTTTAATATATCAACAACAGTTTCAATTCTTTTAGCTTCTGCTGGGTGCTACGTAGCAAAACATGGAAATAGAAGTGTTACAAGTAAAAGTGGAAGTGCTGATATGCTTGAAGCTTTAGGTATAAATTTAAATATTAGTTTAGAAGATAGTGCAAAAATGTTGAAAGATACTGGTTTTGCTTTTATGTTTGCAGCAAATCACCATCCAGCTATGAAATATATAACTCCTGTTAGAAAAACTATTGATCATAGAACAATTATGAATATTATTGGTCCACTTTGTAGTCCAGCTGGAGTTGAAAAAATAGTATTAGGCGTATATAGTAAAGAGTTTATAAATAAAATTGCAACTGCTCTTGATATGCTTGATTGTAAAAGAGCAATGGTTGTAGCTTCAAAAGATGGTATGGATGAGATTTCAATATCTGATATTACTTATGCAAGTACTTTAAATAATGGGAAGCTAAATGAGTTTGAGATAAATCCTGAAAATTATGGTTTAAAATTAGCTTCAAAAGATGATATTGTAGGAGAAGGTCCAAAAGAGAATGCTCTAATTACAAGAAATATTTTAGAAGGAAAAGAGCTTGGAGCTAAGCTTGATATTGTTTTATTAAATGCTGCTGCCGCACTTTTTGTTGATGAGAAAGCAAGAGATATCAAAGAGGGTATAGAAATAGCAAGAGATGCAATTTTTAGTGGTAAATCTAAGAAAAAACTAGAAGAGATAATATCATTTTCAAAAAGGTTA
- a CDS encoding S4 domain-containing protein, whose translation MRIDKFLNSVNITKRRAIAEDMLEHKVVFLNNIAVKKAKEVKVGDIIEIKYLESSEKFKILQIPTTKSTPKSKIDEYVQRIN comes from the coding sequence ATGAGAATAGATAAATTTTTAAATAGTGTAAATATCACAAAAAGAAGAGCAATAGCTGAAGATATGCTGGAACACAAAGTTGTTTTTTTAAATAATATTGCAGTAAAAAAAGCTAAAGAGGTAAAAGTTGGAGATATTATAGAGATAAAATATCTTGAAAGTAGTGAGAAATTCAAGATTTTACAAATTCCAACAACAAAATCAACACCAAAATCAAAAATAGATGAATATGTACAAAGGATAAATTAG